A window of Rhododendron vialii isolate Sample 1 chromosome 11a, ASM3025357v1 contains these coding sequences:
- the LOC131307783 gene encoding alpha-L-fucosidase 2 isoform X2, with protein sequence MRIHFGLGILETTRTQKLQRHSQRLESLLMMASMPKLQLKQSSCRALFPSEATYSRVLDLDTATTKVKYSVGEVEFTREHFASKPDQVIVTKISGSKSGSLSFTVSLDSKLHHHSQVKNGSNQIIIEGSCPGKRNSPKLNENDNPKGIQFYGILDLKISDGVGAIHVLDDKKLKIEGSDWAVFLFVASTSFDGPFTKPSDSKRNPTSEAQSTLNSIGNLSYDDLYARHLDDYQNLFHRVSLQLSKSSKKGVGENGYLVMKRLSSSKGALYLGSSEDKMVSSAERVKSFQVDEDPSLVELLFQYGRYLLISCSRPGTQVANLQGIWNNDIQPPWDGAQHLNINLQMNYWPALPCNLHECQEPLFDYISSLSVNGSKTAQVNYDARGWVAHQVSDLWAKTSPDRGEAVWALWPMGGAWLCTHLWEHYTYTMDKGFLEKKAYPILEGCASFLLDWLIEGKGGFLETNPSTSPEHTFIAPDGKPASVSYSSTMDMSIIREVFSEVVSAAEALGKSGDDLVERVRKALPRLYPTKIARDGSIMEWAQDFEDPEVHHRHVSHLFGLFPGHTITVERTPDLCKAADYTLHKRGEDGPGWSTTWKTALWARLRNSERAYTMVKHLFNLVDPDHEGDYEGGIYSNLFTAHPPFQIDANFGFSAAIAEMLVQSTVKDLFLLPALPRDKWANGCVKGLKARGGVTVNICWTEGDLHEVGLWSKNQNSLRLHCGGITTAVKMSSGKVYTFNKQLKCVKTYSLL encoded by the exons ATG AGGATACACTTTGGACTGGGAATCCTGGAAACTACACGAACCCAGAAGCTCCAAAGGCACTCGCAGaggttagaaagcttgttgatgATGGCCAGTATGCCGAAGCTACAACTGAAGCAGTCAAGTTGTCGGGCATTATTTCCGAG TGAGGCAACATATTCAAGAGTGCTCGACTTGGATACTGCGACAACTAAAGTGAAATATTCTGTTGGTGAAGTTGAGTTCACAAGGGAACATTTTGCCTCAAAACCAGATCAAGTGATCGTGACAAAGATTTCTGGAAGCAAATCAGGGTCTCTCTCCTTTACAGTATCTCTAGATAGCAAGCTGCATCATCATTCACAAGTGAAAAATGGCTCAAATCAGATTATCATCGAGGGAAGTTGCCCTGGTAAAAGAAACTCCCCAAAACTGAATGAAAATGACAATCCTAAGGGTATTCAATTTTATGGGATTCTCGATTTGAAGATTAGTGATGGTGTTGGTGCTATACATGTGTTGGATGACAAGAAGTTGAAGATTGAGGGTTCAGATTgggctgtttttctttttgtggccTCAACTTCATTTGATGGACCGTTCACTAAACCTTCTGATTCAAAAAGGAATCCTACTTCAGAAGCTCAAAGTACATTGAATTCAATTGGAAACCTGTCATATGATGATCTTTATGCACGACATTTGGATGACTATCAAAACCTTTTTCATCGCGTCTCACTACAGCTTTCAAAAAGCTCCAAGAAGGGTGTTGGAGAAAATGGGTATTTGGTGATGAAGAGACTTTCCTCCTCCAAAGGTGCTTTGTATTTAGGAAGTAGTGAAGATAAGATGGTTTCAAGTGCAGAGAGGGTGAAATCTTTTCAAGTTGATGAAGATCCCTCTTTAGTTGAGCTTTTGTTCCAGTATGGTCGATATCTACTTATTTCCTGTTCACGGCCAGGGACTCAAGTAGCAAATTTGCAGGGTATATGGAACAACGATATACAGCCACCATGGga TGGTGCACAGCACTTGAATATTAATCTTCAAATGAACTATTGGCCCGCCCTTCCTTGCAACCTTCACGAGTGCCAGGAGCCCTTGTTTGATTACATTTCCTCTCTCTCGGTCAATGGTAGTAAAACTGCCCAA GTGAACTATGATGCAAGGGGCTGGGTTGCACATCAAGTGTCAGATTTATGGGCAAAAACATCTCCTGATCGGGGTGAGGCTGTTTGGGCTCTGTGGCCAATGGGTGGAGCATGGCTTTGCACTCATCTATGGGAGCATTATACCTATACTATGGACAAG ggttttcttgaaaaaaaggCATATCCCATCCTGGAAGGATGTGCTTCATTTCTATTGGACTGGTTGATAGAAGGCAAAGGAGGATTCCTTGAAACCAACCCATCAACCTCTCCAGAACATACTTTTATTGCTCCTGATGGTAAGCCTGCTAGTGTGAGTTACTCGTCGACCATGGACATGTCAATCATCAGAGAAGTTTTCTCCGAAGTAGTTTCTGCGGCTGAG GCATTGGGTAAAAGTGGTGATGATCTGGTTGAAAGAGTCCGTAAAGCTCTACCTCGACTTTATCCAACTAAGATTGCTAGGGATGGTTCCATTATGGAATGG GCCCAAGATTTTGAGGACCCCGAGGTTCATCATCGGCATGTTTCACACCTATTTGGCCTATTTCCGGGGCACACAATAACTGTTGAGAGAACTCCTGACCTCTGTAAAGCTGCAGACTATACCCTGCACAAAAGAG GAGAGGATGGTCCAGGGTGGTCAACTACATGGAAAACTGCTTTGTGGGCACGTCTTCGGAACAGTGAACGTGCATACACGATGGTGAAGCATTTGTTTAACTTGGTGGATCCTGATCATGAAGGTGATTATGAAGGAGGAATCTATAGTAACTTGTTCACTGCACACCCCCCTTTCCAAATCGATGCCAATTTTGG TTTTTCTGCAGCAATAGCAGAAATGCTCGTTCAAAGCACTGTGAAGGACCTATTTCTGCTCCCGGCGCTTCCTCGTGATAAATGGGCAAACGGTTGTGTTAAAGGATTGAAGGCCAGGGGAGGCGTCACAGTCAACATCTGCTGGACTGAAGGAGATCTCCATGAAGTTGGGCTTTGGTCAAAGAATCAGAATTCCCTAAGATTGCATTGTGGAGGAATTACAACCGCGGTGAAAATGTCGTCTGGGAAAGTTTACACGTTTAACAAGCAGTTGAAATGCGTGAAGACGTACTCTCTCTTGTGA
- the LOC131307870 gene encoding uncharacterized protein LOC131307870 isoform X2, with translation MAWRGSLSRSVMATARSSTIRSSPPLPRLRPPPLAAPRLQSRRLSFANPRNLGELGCVQSLLPLVAGPCLTSHMAIRLRACCELSHGRNGKDG, from the exons ATGGCATGGCGAGGTTCCCTTTCCAGATCGGTGATGGCCACAGCTAGGTCTTCAACCATCCGCAGCTCGCCGCCTCTCCCCCGCCTCCGTCCGCCGCCTCTCGCGGCCCCTCGCCTCCAATCTCGCCGCCTCTCCTTCGCCAatcccag GAACTTGGGAGAATTGGGTTGCGTTCAATCGCTTCTGCCGCTGGTCGCCGGACCCTGCCTCACGTCACACATGGCCATCCGATTGCGGGCTTGTTGCGAGCTGTCTCACG GGAGGAATGGAAAAGATGGGTGA
- the LOC131307870 gene encoding uncharacterized protein LOC131307870 isoform X1: protein MAWRGSLSRSVMATARSSTIRSSPPLPRLRPPPLAAPRLQSRRLSFANPRNLGELGCVQSLLPLVAGPCLTSHMAIRLRACCELSHGTFCRTCQDR, encoded by the exons ATGGCATGGCGAGGTTCCCTTTCCAGATCGGTGATGGCCACAGCTAGGTCTTCAACCATCCGCAGCTCGCCGCCTCTCCCCCGCCTCCGTCCGCCGCCTCTCGCGGCCCCTCGCCTCCAATCTCGCCGCCTCTCCTTCGCCAatcccag GAACTTGGGAGAATTGGGTTGCGTTCAATCGCTTCTGCCGCTGGTCGCCGGACCCTGCCTCACGTCACACATGGCCATCCGATTGCGGGCTTGTTGCGAGCTGTCTCACGGTACCTTCTGCCGCACTTGTCAGGATCGCTAG
- the LOC131307870 gene encoding uncharacterized protein LOC131307870 isoform X3 → MAWRGSLSRSVMATARSSTIRSSPPLPRLRPPPLAAPRLQSRRLSFANPRNLGELGCVQSLLPLVAGPCLTSHMAIRLRACCELSHGT, encoded by the exons ATGGCATGGCGAGGTTCCCTTTCCAGATCGGTGATGGCCACAGCTAGGTCTTCAACCATCCGCAGCTCGCCGCCTCTCCCCCGCCTCCGTCCGCCGCCTCTCGCGGCCCCTCGCCTCCAATCTCGCCGCCTCTCCTTCGCCAatcccag GAACTTGGGAGAATTGGGTTGCGTTCAATCGCTTCTGCCGCTGGTCGCCGGACCCTGCCTCACGTCACACATGGCCATCCGATTGCGGGCTTGTTGCGAGCTGTCTCACGGTAC TTGA
- the LOC131307783 gene encoding alpha-L-fucosidase 2 isoform X1, with protein MEEDGDWVMVRRPTEKDLWEPSLIQTEPSQPLEVRFNAPAKHWTDAVPIGNGRLGAMVWGGVQLETLNLNEDTLWTGNPGNYTNPEAPKALAEVRKLVDDGQYAEATTEAVKLSGIISEVYQLLGDIKLEFDDSHTSYSEATYSRVLDLDTATTKVKYSVGEVEFTREHFASKPDQVIVTKISGSKSGSLSFTVSLDSKLHHHSQVKNGSNQIIIEGSCPGKRNSPKLNENDNPKGIQFYGILDLKISDGVGAIHVLDDKKLKIEGSDWAVFLFVASTSFDGPFTKPSDSKRNPTSEAQSTLNSIGNLSYDDLYARHLDDYQNLFHRVSLQLSKSSKKGVGENGYLVMKRLSSSKGALYLGSSEDKMVSSAERVKSFQVDEDPSLVELLFQYGRYLLISCSRPGTQVANLQGIWNNDIQPPWDGAQHLNINLQMNYWPALPCNLHECQEPLFDYISSLSVNGSKTAQVNYDARGWVAHQVSDLWAKTSPDRGEAVWALWPMGGAWLCTHLWEHYTYTMDKGFLEKKAYPILEGCASFLLDWLIEGKGGFLETNPSTSPEHTFIAPDGKPASVSYSSTMDMSIIREVFSEVVSAAEALGKSGDDLVERVRKALPRLYPTKIARDGSIMEWAQDFEDPEVHHRHVSHLFGLFPGHTITVERTPDLCKAADYTLHKRGEDGPGWSTTWKTALWARLRNSERAYTMVKHLFNLVDPDHEGDYEGGIYSNLFTAHPPFQIDANFGFSAAIAEMLVQSTVKDLFLLPALPRDKWANGCVKGLKARGGVTVNICWTEGDLHEVGLWSKNQNSLRLHCGGITTAVKMSSGKVYTFNKQLKCVKTYSLL; from the exons ATGGAAGAAGATGGGGATTGGGTTATGGTACGGAGACCCACAGAGAAGGACTTGTGGGAACCAAGCTTgatccaaacagagccttccCAGCCACTTGAAGTTAGGTTCAATGCGCCTGCCAAGCACTGGACTGATGCAGTTCCAATTGGTAATGGCCGACTTGGGGCTATGGTTTGGGGCGGTGTTCAGTTGGAGACTCTAAATCTCAATG AGGATACACTTTGGACTGGGAATCCTGGAAACTACACGAACCCAGAAGCTCCAAAGGCACTCGCAGaggttagaaagcttgttgatgATGGCCAGTATGCCGAAGCTACAACTGAAGCAGTCAAGTTGTCGGGCATTATTTCCGAG GTTTACCAGCTTCTGGGTGATATCAAGCTAGAATTTGATGATTCTCATACTTCATATAGTGAGGCAACATATTCAAGAGTGCTCGACTTGGATACTGCGACAACTAAAGTGAAATATTCTGTTGGTGAAGTTGAGTTCACAAGGGAACATTTTGCCTCAAAACCAGATCAAGTGATCGTGACAAAGATTTCTGGAAGCAAATCAGGGTCTCTCTCCTTTACAGTATCTCTAGATAGCAAGCTGCATCATCATTCACAAGTGAAAAATGGCTCAAATCAGATTATCATCGAGGGAAGTTGCCCTGGTAAAAGAAACTCCCCAAAACTGAATGAAAATGACAATCCTAAGGGTATTCAATTTTATGGGATTCTCGATTTGAAGATTAGTGATGGTGTTGGTGCTATACATGTGTTGGATGACAAGAAGTTGAAGATTGAGGGTTCAGATTgggctgtttttctttttgtggccTCAACTTCATTTGATGGACCGTTCACTAAACCTTCTGATTCAAAAAGGAATCCTACTTCAGAAGCTCAAAGTACATTGAATTCAATTGGAAACCTGTCATATGATGATCTTTATGCACGACATTTGGATGACTATCAAAACCTTTTTCATCGCGTCTCACTACAGCTTTCAAAAAGCTCCAAGAAGGGTGTTGGAGAAAATGGGTATTTGGTGATGAAGAGACTTTCCTCCTCCAAAGGTGCTTTGTATTTAGGAAGTAGTGAAGATAAGATGGTTTCAAGTGCAGAGAGGGTGAAATCTTTTCAAGTTGATGAAGATCCCTCTTTAGTTGAGCTTTTGTTCCAGTATGGTCGATATCTACTTATTTCCTGTTCACGGCCAGGGACTCAAGTAGCAAATTTGCAGGGTATATGGAACAACGATATACAGCCACCATGGga TGGTGCACAGCACTTGAATATTAATCTTCAAATGAACTATTGGCCCGCCCTTCCTTGCAACCTTCACGAGTGCCAGGAGCCCTTGTTTGATTACATTTCCTCTCTCTCGGTCAATGGTAGTAAAACTGCCCAA GTGAACTATGATGCAAGGGGCTGGGTTGCACATCAAGTGTCAGATTTATGGGCAAAAACATCTCCTGATCGGGGTGAGGCTGTTTGGGCTCTGTGGCCAATGGGTGGAGCATGGCTTTGCACTCATCTATGGGAGCATTATACCTATACTATGGACAAG ggttttcttgaaaaaaaggCATATCCCATCCTGGAAGGATGTGCTTCATTTCTATTGGACTGGTTGATAGAAGGCAAAGGAGGATTCCTTGAAACCAACCCATCAACCTCTCCAGAACATACTTTTATTGCTCCTGATGGTAAGCCTGCTAGTGTGAGTTACTCGTCGACCATGGACATGTCAATCATCAGAGAAGTTTTCTCCGAAGTAGTTTCTGCGGCTGAG GCATTGGGTAAAAGTGGTGATGATCTGGTTGAAAGAGTCCGTAAAGCTCTACCTCGACTTTATCCAACTAAGATTGCTAGGGATGGTTCCATTATGGAATGG GCCCAAGATTTTGAGGACCCCGAGGTTCATCATCGGCATGTTTCACACCTATTTGGCCTATTTCCGGGGCACACAATAACTGTTGAGAGAACTCCTGACCTCTGTAAAGCTGCAGACTATACCCTGCACAAAAGAG GAGAGGATGGTCCAGGGTGGTCAACTACATGGAAAACTGCTTTGTGGGCACGTCTTCGGAACAGTGAACGTGCATACACGATGGTGAAGCATTTGTTTAACTTGGTGGATCCTGATCATGAAGGTGATTATGAAGGAGGAATCTATAGTAACTTGTTCACTGCACACCCCCCTTTCCAAATCGATGCCAATTTTGG TTTTTCTGCAGCAATAGCAGAAATGCTCGTTCAAAGCACTGTGAAGGACCTATTTCTGCTCCCGGCGCTTCCTCGTGATAAATGGGCAAACGGTTGTGTTAAAGGATTGAAGGCCAGGGGAGGCGTCACAGTCAACATCTGCTGGACTGAAGGAGATCTCCATGAAGTTGGGCTTTGGTCAAAGAATCAGAATTCCCTAAGATTGCATTGTGGAGGAATTACAACCGCGGTGAAAATGTCGTCTGGGAAAGTTTACACGTTTAACAAGCAGTTGAAATGCGTGAAGACGTACTCTCTCTTGTGA
- the LOC131307869 gene encoding TIP41-like protein — MEFEVDEKELKAAGAELLPDGRRGLRLHGWEIESLKRPILNSRQLQEWEQKLQSSHFPEMVFGDSSLVLKHMNSGTKIHFNAFDALTGWKQEALPPVEVPAAAVWKYKSESFQHVILDYDYTFTTPYCGSETEEINAELGREATSEKGNCSLCWEECKEEIDLALLALKEPILFYDEVILYEDELGDNGISLLTVKVRVMPSSWFVLLRFWLRVDGVLMRLRDTRMHCVFGKSTKPAILRESCWREATIQALSAKGYPSDSAAYNDPSIISQRLPIIMRKTQKLKLSGTTP; from the exons ATGGAGTTCGAAGTCGACGAGAAAGAGCTTAAAGCCGCCGGAGCTGAGCTCCTTCCCGACGGACGGCGTGGACTCCGCTTACATGGTTGGGAGATCGAGTCTCTCAAGCGACCCATTCTCAACTCCCGCCAACTCCAaga GTGGGAACAAAAGCTACAGTCATCCCACTTTCCTGAGATGGTATTTGGGGATAGTTCTTTGGTTCTTAAACATATGAACAGCGGGACTAAGATTCATTTTAATGCATTTGATGCCCTAACTGGCTGGAAGCAGGAAGCATTACCACCTGTTGAAGTTCCTGCAGCTGCAGTATGGAAATACAAAAG CGAATCCTTCCAGCATGTGATACTGGATTATGACTACACTTTTACAACACCTTATTGTGGAAGTGAAACTGAAGAGATAAATGCAGAG CTAGGAAGAGAAGCAACATCTGAAAAGGGCAACTGTAGTCTTTGTTGGGAAGAATGCAAGGAAGAAATTGACTTGGCTTTGCTTGCATTAAAAGAGCCAATTCTCTTCTATGATGAG GTAATTTTGTATGAAGATGAATTGGGTGATAATGGGATTTCACTTTTAACTGTGAAAGTG AGAGTGATGCCAAGTTCATGGTTTGTTCTCTTGCGTTTCTGG CTTAGAGTTGATGGAGTGCTTATGAGATTGAGAGACACGCGTATGCATTGCGTTTTTGGGAAGAGTACAAAACCCGCTATTCTTCGAGAAAGCTGTTGGAGAGAAGCCACAATTCAAGCTTTATCTGCT AAAGGGTATCCTTCTGATTCTGCAGCTTATAACGATCCAAGCATCATCAGCCAGAGGCTTCCAATCATCATGCGCAAGACCCAAAAGCTTAAACTCTCTGGTACTACTCCGTAA